From one Bacillota bacterium genomic stretch:
- the hutU gene encoding urocanate hydratase — MPVAQEGKAGAPRQVRAPRGTRLTAKSWQTEAPLRLLMNNLDPEVAEKPEELIVYGGAGKAARSWEAFDAIVDALAHLEEDETLLVQSGKPVGVFRTHRMAPRVLIANALLVPAWATWENFWELERKGLTMYGQMTAGSWIYIGSQGIIQGTFETLAELGRQHFGGGLEGRLVLTAGLGGMGGAQPLAITMNGGVGLIVEVDPARIRRRHEGKLVDRWTASLEEALAWVEEARRARRPLSVALLGNAAEVEPELARRGFLPDVVTDQTSAHDPLNGYVPAGLSLEAAAGLRRTDPEEYVRRARASMAEQMRAILDFKRRGAVAFDYGNNLREQATLGGVPREEAYSYPGFV; from the coding sequence ATGCCGGTCGCGCAGGAGGGAAAGGCCGGTGCACCCCGCCAGGTCCGCGCCCCGCGCGGGACGAGGCTGACGGCCAAGTCGTGGCAGACCGAGGCGCCTCTGCGCCTGCTGATGAACAACCTGGACCCCGAGGTGGCCGAGAAGCCGGAGGAGCTGATCGTCTACGGCGGCGCGGGGAAGGCGGCGCGCAGCTGGGAGGCCTTCGACGCCATCGTCGACGCGCTCGCGCACCTCGAGGAGGACGAGACGCTCCTCGTCCAGTCCGGGAAGCCGGTGGGCGTCTTCCGCACGCACCGCATGGCGCCCCGGGTGCTGATCGCCAACGCGCTCCTGGTGCCCGCCTGGGCGACCTGGGAGAACTTCTGGGAGCTGGAGCGGAAGGGCCTGACCATGTACGGCCAGATGACGGCCGGCTCCTGGATCTACATCGGTTCGCAGGGGATCATCCAGGGGACGTTCGAGACGCTGGCCGAGCTCGGCCGCCAGCACTTCGGCGGCGGCCTGGAGGGGCGGCTCGTCCTCACCGCGGGTCTGGGCGGGATGGGCGGCGCCCAGCCGCTGGCCATCACCATGAACGGCGGCGTCGGGCTGATCGTGGAGGTGGACCCGGCGCGGATCCGGCGGCGCCACGAGGGGAAGCTGGTCGACCGCTGGACGGCCTCCCTGGAGGAGGCGCTGGCCTGGGTGGAGGAGGCGCGCCGCGCGCGGCGGCCGCTCTCGGTGGCGCTCCTGGGGAACGCCGCCGAGGTGGAGCCGGAGCTGGCGCGGCGGGGCTTCCTGCCGGACGTGGTCACCGACCAGACCTCGGCCCACGACCCGCTCAACGGCTACGTCCCCGCGGGGCTCAGCCTGGAGGCGGCGGCGGGGCTGCGCCGGACGGATCCCGAGGAGTACGTCCGTCGCGCGCGGGCCTCCATGGCGGAGCAGATGCGCGCCATCCTCGACTTCAAGCGGCGCGGCGCGGTCGCCTTCGACTACGGCAACAACCTGCGCGAGCAGGCGACGCTGGGCGGCGTCCCGCGCGAGGAAGCCTACTCCTACCCCGGCTTCGTCC
- a CDS encoding DegV family protein encodes MQKVAIVSDSACDLPGDLAREAGVELAPVHTIVDGQDYRDRYDLPAQEVYRALQQGRTVSTAGASGEDFLEAYQRALERAESVVCLSIGPSLSVTYRNALAAREVLEEADITVVDSRTVLAPQGLGALAAARAAQQGAGKEEVLALVERLLGRSGMLFTAQTLRHMARGGRLRAGQAEEAAGEPGEDGPRAVLRVAADGWHPVAQAPTREESVELLLRLLQADLEALGWHPGDPLRLVVDQALCEEEAAALLERLRRTWRVEESFLWEVSPTAGVHLGPGTLGVAYQLP; translated from the coding sequence ATGCAGAAAGTGGCCATCGTCAGCGACAGCGCCTGCGACCTGCCCGGCGACCTGGCGCGCGAAGCGGGCGTCGAGCTCGCCCCGGTCCACACCATCGTCGACGGCCAGGACTACCGCGACCGCTACGACCTCCCCGCGCAGGAGGTCTACCGGGCGCTGCAGCAGGGGCGCACGGTCAGCACCGCCGGCGCCTCGGGGGAGGACTTCCTCGAGGCCTACCAGCGCGCGCTGGAACGGGCGGAGAGCGTCGTCTGCCTCTCCATCGGGCCGAGCCTGAGCGTCACCTATCGGAACGCCCTGGCCGCCCGGGAGGTGCTGGAGGAGGCGGACATCACCGTGGTCGACAGCCGGACGGTGCTGGCGCCGCAGGGGCTGGGCGCCCTGGCGGCGGCGCGGGCCGCGCAGCAGGGCGCCGGGAAGGAAGAGGTGCTGGCGCTGGTGGAGCGGCTCCTGGGTCGGAGCGGCATGCTCTTCACCGCCCAGACCCTGCGCCACATGGCGCGCGGGGGCCGGCTCCGCGCCGGCCAGGCGGAAGAGGCTGCCGGGGAGCCGGGCGAGGACGGCCCGCGCGCGGTCCTCCGCGTCGCCGCCGACGGCTGGCACCCCGTGGCCCAGGCACCCACCCGGGAGGAGAGCGTGGAGCTCCTCCTCCGCCTCCTGCAGGCCGACCTGGAGGCCTTGGGGTGGCATCCGGGGGACCCGCTCCGCCTGGTGGTGGACCAGGCGCTCTGCGAGGAGGAGGCCGCGGCGCTCCTGGAGCGGTTGCGCCGCACCTGGCGGGTGGAGGAGTCCTTCCTCTGGGAGGTGAGCCCCACCGCGGGCGTCCACCTCGGACCGGG